GCCGGATCAATGCTCTGGGTGGTACCCCAAATATCATCTCGTATTCACAGAATTCGCAAATCCATTCGTCAGCTGTTTTGGTGGGATCCCGCCGCGCCTCTTGACGACGACGCCGCGCAGCCCTTTCGAGTGATCTGTCTAGGCGTCGTTTGCTGTCTCGACGAGAACTTCCGGAGCCTCGACTAGCTGCCACAGAAGACCCATCGTGAGGAGCAACACTGCCAGGTGGTAAGGAGCCAGGGCCAGCCTGAGTTGACATGCTGTGCTTGCTCGAGTGACCTAACTGCTCTGTCAGTAAATCAACGTCTCAACAGTGCAACATGTACTCACCGGGCCACTGAATTGTGCCAGGAACTTGGGAATCACAGGTGAAAGTGAATTGGGTCGATGCTGGAGTCGATCTTGTTGCGATAGAGTGTTGCTGAAGCAGACTCACGTTCTCCTGCCCCTGAGGTCGAAGTTTCTCGGCGTTTGCGATAGCATTTGATATTATACCACTGCCCTCTTTCTCTAAGTTCGTGTTAGCAGCTAGAAATCTGTTATAGCAAGATGCGCAGTTGTGGAAGAAACAGAGATCGAGGTCGGACTGTTTGGGGGGATGAAATTCCATCAGCTACGCGGCAATGCGAATTGTCACCGGAAGAGATATGGAGAATGGTGTGCAAGCCTCCGTTCCGTTTTATGCTGTTAGCCGAAAGCCGTGGAGGGCAGAGCAGGAGACCCCCATGGCTGAACAACCTCTCCATAACGAAAGGCGTATCGGCATAAGGCATTCAGAAACTCGGTTGAATGTCACCGCTAGTGATAAACCCATGTGTAGGAGTTTGAAGCACAGCAACAGAGCATGAAAAAAGTAGAAGAATGATTAACGTACCGCCCGTTGTCCACCGAGATGTAGTGGCTTTTGAGCCTCGCCCAGCCCACGCATTACTGTTGCCATCAGACAATGCTCGCAGCGGGCTTCTGCCATTCCTTAAACGCCCAAGCCTGCCCCGCCCAGGTCCTGATATCCCCTCATTGTTGGATGAAAAAGTGCCCGTCGTTGGATGTGAGACTGGGTGGGAGTGCGCTCGGCCGTTGTGTGATTCATCGGTAGGAGGATGTCCTGCACCAGCTGAGATGGCAATCTCATTATTCGAGCCCTGGGTACTATTAACAGAAAGCTCCCCAGCGGAAGGAATTTTCCGCTTCTTTTTGTTGTTCGCGTTTTCAAATACATCATAACCATCCACAGAGGACGCTGCGGAAAGCGGCGGTTGCGGATCAGGGATATCTGGCTTCGAGGATCGCTGAGTCCCACGAGTCAAGATCTCTGGGGGTGTTCTAGTAACAAGAGTGCTTCGCAAAGCCGgctcttcgtcttcgccaTCTGGTAGCGCCAGCCCATTTCGTCGAGGGGTATAGTTGCAGCCCTCCTCCGCTCGACGAGTTTGTTGAGACGGGCTCGTGTGTTTTCTGAAGTTGTATGGGGGGTAATAAAAGAGAGGCGTTGTTTCCTGAGTTGAAGGAGGATACGCCATTGTCTCTACGGTCCCTGGTGAGAGCTTCTCGCGCAGTCGACGTTTCGGTAACGGCCGAATCGGTCGGCCCGGGAACATCGACGATACAGTATCTGGCGACATGTTGAGATTATGACCTGCGCGTGAACGGACATTTCTCGTTAGCACGTAGATCACCAGAACGATTAGGAGAATCGCCACAATGATAGCGAAGTTCGACATGGTGACAGATGGTATTGGAAGATTTGTTGGCGCCGTCAGAAGCTGCTCAGCCTTGCTGGCAGTTTGAAGCAGTTGCAGGGTCAACACCTGCTAGATTGGCAACTGACGGGCCAAATGCAAAGCAAATGGAAGGCGTACCCATCGAACATTGTATATGCTCTGTTCTAAATGACGACAGACACGACAGTCGAAGGGCAAATGCTGCCAAACGAGGGCTCGTAGCTTGTACAATTCGTTGGCGGCAAACAAACCCAATACTGCAATACTAGCTATACAAGCCGCAGAGACAACCAAAACCGTGATTTGCAAATGAATGCTTGTCTCCTCGAAGCTCAGAGGGGTAAACTTGGTTCGGTCGGGCTCAAAAACGTTCTGTGTGCGGGTCAGAACATATCGCCGATATCACGACTGGGTGTTTCGCACTGGCACGAGTACCAGCCTGCACCAGCTCGGCTCGTTTCGTACTTTTATCGATTCCTGTAAGAGGTATACGGATGGCTGCCAGAATCGCTCGCTCTTGGTCGCTCAAGGCCGGGGCTCGCTTACCCAGTCATGGACGGGGTGATGGAGGGGGTGTTCGTGGACACGAAGGATGCTTTTGTATGAGCGCAGACGCCACAGTAGGCACAAAACGTAGACAAAATTGATGAAGCAAGAATTATCAAAGCAAGTAGCCAGAATAACACAATGCGAAGTCCGGTAACGCCTCCAAGGTTGCTGTATTTGAGTGTGATTGAATCACCAACTACTAATCTGTGGATGTGCTAAGGTAGAGGCAGGGCCGTTGGGAGGTGGCGGGTTAGGTAATCAGACTGGCACCTCCAATACATGAAGGGTAATAATGGCCATGACTTGTCCCGCCTTCCCGTCTTCTCCAATTCCTACCTTACTGACAGCAGCCACAATAAAAAAAGGGACGAACATGATTGGTGTTTACGGTTTTGAGCTTCAACTGTTCATTTCCAATCCTTTTATCCTTTTGAGCGTAAACTCATCCTGAGTAATCTATACTGGACTGGATCGTGGTGAAACAGCTGTTTTGTGGCTCACCCGAACAACATGGCATTCAATATTTTTCTGATATCACTCATCAGAAAATGCAGGGCATACATGGTAGGGCAATTAATATGGAAACAGTCCAAGGTACTCCGTAAATGATGCGGAAACAAACCGCTCTCACAGTCTCATACTGAAGCCGGTCAGCGGTGAGTGGGCTCGTGGGCACTAATCTTTTGCCTCTTGGCAGTTTTAGTAAGAGGCTTTCAGGTTCGTAAACCCCCAAAAGACCCCTGTAATCGGAGCTTGTTAGTGAGCTCAGTCTTCACAGCGAGCGCTATAACTTAGGTGGGCTCGCAGTGGTTCCACCGGCTTTTGCTTTGGGAAGGATCCCAAGCAAAGTGAGACCCGCGCCCACCTTCCTGCCCACTTTCCCACACCCATCCCATGCCCGCGCTTCTTCTGgctatcctcctcctcctcctcctcctcgttcCGGAGAAAGCTTCCACCCACTCGTCTCTCTCTCATACTCATCGTTACGGCATCTCTTCGTGCCATGACCACGGCGTTCTTACTCGGTCTCGACATGCTTGCTTGCCAATCCGTCCTTCGATACCGTCGCCCTTACTCGACATTCTTCTTTCAGTAGTTGCACTCATCGCTGGTTACTAGCCAGCTTCAACAATCTTTATTCCTTGCTCACGACCCCCAATTTCGCgatttcctttcctctcgACTCCTCGACCGACGCTGGGAAGAACACATCCTACTCTATTTTGTTCCACGCGCCGTTGTTGCTTCCCACAACTTCTCTCTCGTCCTCTTTCTTCCATTTTCTCCTCTGTCACCTCAGATCGGTGACCCGGCTCCCTTAATGGCACCACCCTCGCCGCGACGGTCATCAAGAGCCCGCGCCACCAATTCACAATCCCAACAGTCATCTGTATCCTCAAGTACGTCTGGTCGAGTTGAGCGGAATACGAGATCAGTCGCCAAACCCTCCTCCAACAAGTCTACACCCAGTGCCTCTTTGTCCTCGGAGCCATTTGAAGATCTTGACGACACCCTCCTCGGTCGAAGGCGAAAGCGCAACCACGAAGACGAAAACGACAAGACTTCGAAACCCGACAATTTTGAAATGGCGAATGGCAGCGACGACCTCccagaagaggaggacgaagcCGTGCGATGTATCTGTGATGCAGAAGAATACCCGGGTCGCCCGCCCGTGGAAGGTGCCGACCTAGATTTCTTCAATGCCATAGAATTTACTGAAGATGTTACCGGCTTCTTCGTTCAATGCGACATTTGCAAGGTCTGGCAGCACGGCGCCTGTGTCGGCATCTTTAGCGCTGAGAGCTCCCCCGAGGAATATTTTTGCGAGCAATGTCGCAAAGATCTCCATAAAATATACACTGCAAGCAACGGGTAAGTGGATTTCCCAGCATGCTGTTTTTGCTGTCAAGACGTATTTCATGTCTGGAATTTCGGGCTGCTTGAATTCCTGGACAATGCATGTTGGTGGCCCTGCTACGAACCTGACTACTGACAAGTTTGTTTTCAGCCAAAAATGGTCCAAATATGTCCCCCATAACCGGCCGTCGCGCGCAACGTCTCGAGCCACCTCAATTGCCAAGGAAGGCAATCGTTCACCCAAGACTGGCGCGAGCAAGAACTCGCGCCCAACTTCCGCCTCACAAACCTCAAAACGTCGATCCACAATGAATAGTCGCGACCGAGCTTATGAAGACGAGCAGCTCCTGCGCGCCATTGAAGCAAGTAAAGAAGACGTCCCTCAAGATGGACAAGAAATTATGACCCGACGAGCGAAGCGGGGACGAAGCGACAGTGAAGAATCAATCGCCGTAAATGCTCGGCCACGGGATGAGAAACTGGCGTCACTAAGGAACCCGTTAAGTGTAAAGCGACAGAGAACCAATTCCACGTCACCGTCACCTCCCACTGAGCTGGTCGAGGTTCAAAGTTACAATGAATCAGATGAGGAGGTTAACATTCGAAATGGAGCCAAGAAAGCCCGGAATAGCAAGAACCAGCGAACCAAGACGGAGAAGGAAGACAAAGAGCGTCAGCGACAGGAAGCTGCCGATAAAAGGAAAGGCCGCGCAGAACGGCGACGAGGAGAGGGTAAGTTGGAACGCGCATTCTGATTAAGCAGGGTACTGATCATTGCACAGACTCTGACCCTCCAGAGGAAACACCCCCCGTCGTTGCTAAACCTCCCGCTACCAAAAGCATCGAGACACCAGTTATTATGGAAACCCCTGCACTTGCGCTGCCCGTTCCCGACACACCACCTGCGAGCAACCAGACGGTCTCAAGTACCGCCAAACGCGGCGGCAGAGCTACACATAAGAAGGGCAAAGGCAGAAACCAATACACGAGGGATCGCGATGTGGATGGTGAATCCCCAGCACGATCCATGTCAAGGGACATTCAAAAGAACGGCGAAGAACCCACCCCTACACACACGAAACCCACAAGCGAACATCGACATGGCAAGTCAAAGCCCGCCTTGCACCACAAGTTGAATATGGTGGATATGAAGCGGCGTGTCGGCGCGATAATGGATTTTATTTCAAGGACCCAAGTGGACCTTGCAGCGGAAGCAATCCCAGGCACGAACGGAAACGCAAGCAACGGAGAATCATCGCCGCAAAAGTCCTTAGATTCCCATTCTGTAGAGATTGAGGGTACAGCAGGCTCTTCTGGCGGCAAAGATTTTAAGGACCTGAACTGTATAGAGATGATGGATGTCCTGACACGAGATATGGTCAAGTGGCAGAACCAGTATACCTGACGGCAGCGTTTTGTTTCAGTAGGTccatcatgatgagatgaaaggGACCGACGCTCGatttcttatttaaggcGTTTACGGTTAGGAGCATCAAATGGCGTCACTAGCATCTGCAGCAGATGCAACAGGCAAAGTTGTATGAGCTTGTCTATAATCTGTGGTCAATATTATTCTTTCTATGGAACCGCTTCAGGAGGCGAAGCTGTTGTTCCGGCTGCCTTTCTATATATACCCTAGTATGGCCCGAGGGTTCGGACATTGGTGTCTTTTTACAATTTGAGAGACATGGAGGAAGACAACTCGAATCAAGTTTGCCATGAGATGACAGAATTGGCTTGAATAGTGTACAATGAGTATGCTCTAGTATACAACATATAGTACATAAATGAATTCCTGAGAATGCTAGGCGCCTGCCCTCTCTTGTGCAATTGCCTgtttcttctgtttctttgctTGATTTAGACTTAAAGGAGGGTTGTCTATGGACTGCTGATACTTCTCTGATCCCTCGTCAGATACATCATCCAGCACAAACTTGCCCATTTTCCCATGTCGCCACAAGTGTAGGATTCTGCTAGCAGCCGCTTGCAAATCGGGAACCccctttagctttattaggCCGTCTTTCCAAGCAACAGCGTTAAGGAACTCATGAACATCGTTAGTTGGTTCGCAGTATCTGTTATACAAGGCCGGCTTGAAGAGGTTCATCCGGTAGAGGAGGTAATCCACCAGAATCTCAGTTGGTATTAGCCCGTCTTTTATGCCCTGCACGAGCGCAAACTTTAGCATAGCCTCGCCGTCACGAACGTATGGGGGGAAGACGCCAGGGGTGTCCAGCAGAAATGCACCATTTAGGCCTACGCCCTTATCTTTCCCCTCCGGGTCGAGGATGCGGACATTTGTACCCATTTTGCGCGTCACGCCTGCTTGGCCTCCAGTCCTGGCTACCTTGCCCGTTTTCCTCGGCATGCCTTTGTAGCGCAGAGCGTTGAGCACTGAACTCTTGCCGACATTGGGCACTCCGACAACTATAGCCCACAAACCGACTATTGAATCGTGCGCTACGGCAACGCTCTTGATCATTTTGAGTAGCTTATCTGTCGTAGAAGGTCTGCTCTTGTCCCAGAAGATGATATTATCGCCGTAGATCTTGCGCAGTGTGTTTTGGAGATTTGGAGTGTCTGTTGTGTAATCGCATTTTGTGTATATGATGATTCGTTCTTTACCGGCTATGATGCGATCGAGATTGGGATTGTGTGATGTGAAAGGGATCCGAGCGTCGCGGCATTCGAGAGCAAGAGAGATGTGGCTCTTCATTTTTGTCATCTCGCTGAAGCCCTTGGCATGATGGCCGATATAGTACGTTTTGGGTATCGAGTTTGGTACGGCAAAGCTTTGCCGAGGGACAAAATGTGCCATTGTTTCGATTCAGTATGATTTTGCGGTTGAGTGTTGTAATTCAAAGCGAATTGAAGAAGCGCCGTTACTTTTGAGGTTGGGTATCGTGCAGCATTGAGATGTGataggatgaagaggacccTGAAAAAGAGGGCATGATGTAAATCTGATTCTCAGCCTCGTCTCAGCGCCCCACCCCACTATGCTCAGCCTCGCCTTCTCCACACGTGCGTGCCGATAAGAGCTGGCGATAAGAAGAACTACGTCATGCTCAGCTCCTATCGTCGAGAACCTGTTGAACCAATTGATATTGGAGAATTGCCCACGCGGTTTAGGACATAGCATGGGGAGACATAACCAAGTGCCGCTTCGCCCTTTACGGCACCGAGAAGGGAAAAAGGTTGTAGAAAGCCAAGGAAAAtcgtcaaagccaagaaaagGCCAAGACTGGGCTTGAGTCTTTTCACTGAACAAAGGCTAAGCTATAGCGAGTCTGAGAGAGTAATAAGTTGACTCAGAGCCCCCGGGATCATGCGAATTTCCAGCATGTGCTTCAAATCCTTCGCAGAAACGACACATTCTGTCTTGTCACTTGTACCAGGGCCGACGTGAACAATGGCTGGGCCAGAGCCTACCCAAGACACTATCAATGTCGAGCGGACGACAACGCTAGGCTCTGGAAACCCAATCACAGCAAACACTCAAAGTTCCCCAGCTGAGGATGATGCCTCGAGTCCTGCAAACGGAGGAGGGCGAACATCCAGGTACTTTGCAAGGGGTGGAAAGCTTCGACCCTTTCGACTGCTGAAGGAAGACGTTATCAACCTCAAGAGCCGATACTTGTCAGATTGGCAGGTCTTCAATCAACAGGTGGTTGCAAGTGCAGTCTACATCTTCTTCACAAACCTTCTTCCCGGTATCACTTTCGCCAGTGATCTATACACGTTGACCGGCAAGTCGTGGGGGACCATCGAGGTTGTGTTCAGCACTGGACTATGCGGCCTCATTTTCTCTCTGTTAGTAGCATGTGAAAGCCCTTTGATATCGCGTTGGACATACTGACAAGAGCCCTAGCTTCTCGGGCCAACCCCTTACGATTCTGGGTGTCACAGGCCCATTCTCGGTGCTGGCTGAGAACATTTACGAACTATGCGAGACACACTTCCGTGTAAGTCGATAAACAGTGTGCCTGTATACTGGTGGTCATCAGCTAATCCCTCCTGTCCAGGTCGAGTTTCTTCCAGTCATGGCATGGTCCCTCATACACGCTGGTTGGATGCACTATCTCCTTGCCATCTTGAACGCGCATGACTGGACCATGCAATATGTCACCCATTTCAGCGCCGACATCTTCTCACTCCTCAACAGTGTCATCTACTTCCACAAGGCAGCAATGGAGCTGAAGCGAACCCACGCTCGAGTCTCCCTCGCTGCCTTTCTATATGCTGTTCTTGGAGCGGTGGGAACGTGTCTCCTGGCCATTCTGCTGTCCACCGCAAACTCGTGGAAGCCTATGCTACATCGATACGTTCGACTCGGACTTACAGAATATGCTGCTGCTATTTCCATTATTATCTGGATCGGAATCCCATACATCGGTGAACTGGCATCATTAGATCATATACGGCTCGAAGTCCAAACCAGCTTTCGACCCACGAACCCAGGCAGAACGACTTTCTTTGTTCGCTTCTGGGAGATACCTACTGAATGGGTCTTCTTGTCCATGATCCCGGGCGCCATCGTCACGGTCTTGTTCTACTTTGACCACGAAATCAGCAGCATTATCTGCACCGTGGAACGATACGGAACCAAGAAGCCAGGCGGGTATGCCTGGGATGTTGCGCTCTTGGGGACCACTACCATCCTCTGTGGTATTCTTGGTATTCCTCCTGCAAACGGCCTGTTACCTCAAGCACCGCTTCACTCAGAATCGCTGATACATTATGTCATTGAAAGCCCTCCTGCCGAAGAAGGGAAGCAGCCAGATTCGCCTCGGCCAGTCGCAAGGACATACGAGCAGAGATATTCTCACTTCATCCAAGCCTCTCTCATCCTTATCTTTGTGTCCCCCCCGCTACAAAAGCTTCTGGGTCTCACGCAGACATCAGTGCTCGCTGGCCTGTTCCTCTTCATGGGTTACCAGTCTCTAACTGTCAACCCTATCCTTGAAAGAGTTGTAAACCTACTCACACCGCCATCTGATCTCCCTGTCCTCCCTGATAATGTTAGCTGGTTCGGTATTCACATGTACACAATCACACAGATCGTCATGACAGGCATTGTTTTTGGGGTGACGCTGACAGTTGCGGCCCCTGCATTCCCTCTGATCATCATCGCTCTAGTTCCCGTCCGATTATCGCTCATGAATCGCGTGTGGAGCCGCGAGACGCTGCGATtagtggatggatgggctTGTCGGGAGGGCAAACCGGAGGATTCGGATTCAGAGACGATGCAGGTGCAAGGATCtggagatgaggagaaggctgGGGTTTGATTTGACATGAATACTTCACAGAGGAGGTGAGACAACATATTGCTGCAAGTAACAGGGGTCAGAATACCCATATACAGATACACAATGATTAGACTTTGCATGAAACCCTGAtcaagtacggagtagattcATTCGTCAGCCCATGTATGTCCCTAGTGCCTTTGATATGATTAAAAGACTACCCCGCAAACTGCACTTCAGTTCACTCTTCTCTCCAATATCAACTCTCTTATTCAAAACAGTCGAGTGAGGAACTGCAACGCTGATTCATATAACAGTTGGAGTAGGGATCGTACAGCCCTGAAAGATACAACTCGCGTCGTTGGGCCCTCGCTGGCGATCGGATCACCAACAATTCAACAACCTTAAAGTGAAACACTGCTAATCAAAAGGAATATGACAACGTCTGTGCAGGGAAAATCCGCGCTTGTCACTGGCGGTGGCTCGGGTATGCACATGCCAAATGCATAGACATACAAGGAATTATGTTGACTGACCACGAAGCTCAGGTATCAACTTGTGCTTTGTGCGTATACTCCTGGACAGTGGATGTTCGGTCCTCATTGCCGATCTCAAACTGCGGCCCGAAGCTCAACAGCTCCTGAAGCAATATCCGTTCCCTGGCGTCGATGGCAAAGCTGGAGTCTTATTTCAAGAAACCGACGTTACATCTTGGCCACAGTTGACGGCTGTTTGGAAGAAGGCCTTGGAGAAGTTCACAACTGTCGATATTGTTGTTCCAGGAGCCGGTCTGTTCGAGCCTCAATGGTCCTCCTTCTGGGAACCACCCAAAACTGAGAGCAACGAGGATAGTGTCTCTCGAGATGATGCCAATGCGGAACCTGGACACTATGCAGTCTTGGATGTGAACCTGGTATCTCCCATTCGGCTCAGTCAGCTGGCTATCGGGCATTGGACAAAGACGAAGCAGAAGGGATGCCTTGTACATGTTGGCAGCATGGCTGGCTACTTGGCTGGCATAGCAACACCCTTG
The window above is part of the Fusarium musae strain F31 chromosome 6, whole genome shotgun sequence genome. Proteins encoded here:
- a CDS encoding hypothetical protein (EggNog:ENOG41); protein product: MSPDTVSSMFPGRPIRPLPKRRLREKLSPGTVETMAYPPSTQETTPLFYYPPYNFRKHTSPSQQTRRAEEGCNYTPRRNGLALPDGEDEEPALRSTLVTRTPPEILTRGTQRSSKPDIPDPQPPLSAASSVDGYDVFENANNKKKRKIPSAGELSVNSTQGSNNEIAISAGAGHPPTDESHNGRAHSHPVSHPTTGTFSSNNEGISGPGRGRLGRLRNGRSPLRALSDGNSNAWAGRGSKATTSRWTTGEKEGSGIISNAIANAEKLRPQGQENHRPNSLSPVIPKFLAQFSGPLGHSSKHSMSTQAGPGSLPPGSVAPHDGSSVAASRGSGSSRRDSKRRLDRSLERAARRRRQEARRDPTKTADEWICEFCEYEMIFGVPPRALIRQYEMKDRRRRQEEADRKRLLEKAKEKSRKARKGGKKAASRGENAAAQNPPQEPSTSVDMNHNHSNQSGEDENHFPNSPGDRTGPDIPTEIQSS
- a CDS encoding hypothetical protein (BUSCO:EOG09260NE0~EggNog:ENOG41), with amino-acid sequence MAPPSPRRSSRARATNSQSQQSSVSSSTSGRVERNTRSVAKPSSNKSTPSASLSSEPFEDLDDTLLGRRRKRNHEDENDKTSKPDNFEMANGSDDLPEEEDEAVRCICDAEEYPGRPPVEGADLDFFNAIEFTEDVTGFFVQCDICKVWQHGACVGIFSAESSPEEYFCEQCRKDLHKIYTASNGQKWSKYVPHNRPSRATSRATSIAKEGNRSPKTGASKNSRPTSASQTSKRRSTMNSRDRAYEDEQLLRAIEASKEDVPQDGQEIMTRRAKRGRSDSEESIAVNARPRDEKLASLRNPLSVKRQRTNSTSPSPPTELVEVQSYNESDEEVNIRNGAKKARNSKNQRTKTEKEDKERQRQEAADKRKGRAERRRGEDSDPPEETPPVVAKPPATKSIETPVIMETPALALPVPDTPPASNQTVSSTAKRGGRATHKKGKGRNQYTRDRDVDGESPARSMSRDIQKNGEEPTPTHTKPTSEHRHGKSKPALHHKLNMVDMKRRVGAIMDFISRTQVDLAAEAIPGTNGNASNGESSPQKSLDSHSVEIEGTAGSSGGKDFKDLNCIEMMDVLTRDMVKWQNQYT
- a CDS encoding hypothetical protein (BUSCO:EOG09262WHU), encoding MAHFVPRQSFAVPNSIPKTYYIGHHAKGFSEMTKMKSHISLALECRDARIPFTSHNPNLDRIIAGKERIIIYTKCDYTTDTPNLQNTLRKIYGDNIIFWDKSRPSTTDKLLKMIKSVAVAHDSIVGLWAIVVGVPNVGKSSVLNALRYKGMPRKTGKVARTGGQAGVTRKMGTNVRILDPEGKDKGVGLNGAFLLDTPGVFPPYVRDGEAMLKFALVQGIKDGLIPTEILVDYLLYRMNLFKPALYNRYCEPTNDVHEFLNAVAWKDGLIKLKGVPDLQAAASRILHLWRHGKMGKFVLDDVSDEGSEKYQQSIDNPPLSLNQAKKQKKQAIAQERAGA